In one window of Solanum stenotomum isolate F172 unplaced genomic scaffold, ASM1918654v1 scaffold15738, whole genome shotgun sequence DNA:
- the LOC125850241 gene encoding phenylalanine N-monooxygenase CYP79D16-like, with translation MYFVAIDVFSCSDILDVLIMLIDKNGNPLMNVKKIKAQVLEFFMATVDNPSNAVEWVLAEMLNQPILMQKAIEELNIVVGINRWVQESDLPRLNYVKACIKEAFRLHPFMPFNVPHVSVSDTIVGEKYFIPKGSIVLLSRLGLGRNSRVWEDPLKFKPERHFGMEDGGEVVFTDLNLRLLSFSIGRRGCPAVKLGSTITTILLARLLQGFTWNLPPNSPCND, from the exons ATGTATTTTGTAGCAATAGATGTCTTTTCTTGTAGTGACATCCTTGATGTTCTTATTATGctcatagataaaaatggaaatcCATTGATGAATGTTAAAAAGATTAAGGCACAAGTGCTA GAATTCTTTATGGCAACGGTGGATAATCCCTCAAATGCAGTTGAATGGGTACTTGCAGAAATGTTGAATCAACCAATTTTAATGCAAAAGGCTATAGAAGAACTCAACATTGTTGTTGGGATCAATAGATGGGTTCAAGAATCAGACTTGCCAAGGCTTAATTATGTCAAGGCATGCATAAAAGAGGCCTTTCGACTCCATCCCTTTATGCCTTTTAATGTTCCTCACGTGTCTGTCTCTGATACCATCGTCGGTGAAAAGTACTTCATCCCTAAAGGGAGTATAGTGCTATTAAGTCGTCTTGGACTTGGCC GGAATTCTAGAGTTTGGGAGGATCCATTAAAGTTCAAGCCGGAGCGTCACTTCGGAATGGAAGATGGTGGTGAAGTAGTTTTCACTGATTTAAATTTACGTTTGTTATCATTTAGTATTGGAAGACGAGGTTGTCCAGCTGTGAAACTTGGTTCAACAATTACTACAATATTACTTGCTAGGCTTCTTCAAGGATTTACCTGGAATTTACCACCAAATTCACCATGCAATGATTGA